From Streptomyces sp. HUAS MG91, the proteins below share one genomic window:
- a CDS encoding GTPase-associated protein 1-related protein, whose protein sequence is MTGFQQLYYTSCEHGLSGSSGFQFNAVSEQVTAGTRHRVEGLAGYEPPRALAESDTPESLARCPVNLCHTAGTTGATTLCVRYAGRDSARRFGNYFAHALHTEGEFTADSGGLLAIELWDSPLWAARTVDSTELPEQPAPLPRGPLSPRAVRAFLRAHPYADQLPALLAAVFAALAEDGSVVVVDDTTDRIAHWFAAVSYLLPRPLARTLSFATYLFRPARSRLHLIGTVPGARLDLGPDDEESYTVFDFAAGRFPEVVPTHHLVRLLTRIGVGSIRSVWSWTAEYTAGQERTVGDWHAPVAAAAAAGGIELTDPDVRAVLDWLPGADHLGPRRAAVAADIHHKHRDLDDHQVGVLSAAAAAGGDTALHQELEGKLHQSRIRAYVTGAENAPGPVPLTHPDERDRATALWQRMLGEATTSRQRVRLLLWAVGARLTPPPDLLARQSLDLARVLLGASDAGPGLRAEVGQLVHTLPEFRTKLAVAVQEVVDERGAQEQLFGQFPAELLNESDLGERPGLLEHYWLAQAERYPARTIDLLFRILDVRRQDTPDADLLRALWRQPSRTWTHQEATEIAVRLRPGEPVGEAVAEWFDRAVKQEIKDEESLDACLTLCHTLAEPNRFAWLTVVTQECVSRTASLDDALRTAKEAAGLAAVFDVPQVQAWAAPRALGEYRLPSALLRIPADPARLRGGIPEFRFRLADVYLRAVYLEASTVRDIDARLLSHVAGVVAVTDPRGLLPQAHRDLVVALRQHVADHWRSADLDRLAAVLRPYDAKRAARYEEIAEIRLGRVKKLGRRLTARRSTDRRRPDED, encoded by the coding sequence ATGACCGGATTCCAGCAGCTCTACTACACGTCCTGCGAGCACGGACTGAGCGGCTCGTCCGGGTTCCAGTTCAACGCGGTGAGCGAGCAGGTCACGGCCGGGACCCGGCACCGCGTCGAGGGCCTCGCCGGATACGAACCCCCGCGCGCCCTGGCCGAGTCCGACACCCCCGAGTCGCTGGCCCGCTGCCCGGTCAACCTGTGCCACACCGCGGGCACGACGGGCGCCACCACCCTGTGCGTGCGCTACGCGGGACGGGACTCGGCACGCCGCTTCGGCAACTACTTCGCCCACGCCCTGCACACCGAGGGCGAGTTCACCGCCGACAGCGGCGGGCTGCTCGCCATCGAGCTCTGGGACTCCCCGCTGTGGGCCGCCCGGACCGTCGACTCCACCGAGCTCCCCGAACAGCCCGCACCCCTGCCGCGCGGCCCGCTGTCGCCCCGCGCGGTCCGGGCCTTCCTGCGCGCGCACCCGTACGCCGATCAGCTCCCGGCGCTCCTCGCCGCGGTGTTCGCCGCGCTCGCCGAGGACGGCTCGGTCGTGGTGGTCGACGACACCACGGACCGGATCGCCCACTGGTTCGCGGCCGTCTCCTACCTCCTGCCGCGGCCGCTGGCCCGCACCCTGTCCTTCGCCACCTACCTCTTCCGCCCGGCCCGCAGCAGACTCCACCTGATCGGCACGGTGCCCGGCGCCCGCCTCGATCTGGGGCCGGACGACGAGGAGTCGTACACCGTCTTCGACTTCGCCGCGGGCCGCTTCCCCGAGGTGGTGCCCACCCACCACCTCGTACGCCTGCTGACCCGGATCGGCGTCGGATCGATCCGCTCCGTGTGGTCCTGGACCGCCGAGTACACCGCGGGACAGGAACGGACGGTCGGCGACTGGCACGCCCCGGTCGCGGCGGCCGCCGCGGCAGGCGGCATCGAACTGACCGACCCCGACGTCCGCGCGGTCCTCGACTGGCTTCCCGGCGCCGACCACCTCGGGCCGCGCCGGGCCGCCGTGGCCGCGGACATCCACCACAAGCACCGCGACCTGGACGACCACCAGGTCGGGGTGCTCAGCGCGGCCGCCGCGGCGGGCGGCGACACGGCCCTGCACCAGGAACTGGAGGGCAAGCTCCACCAGTCGCGGATCCGCGCCTACGTCACCGGGGCCGAGAACGCCCCCGGTCCCGTGCCCCTCACCCACCCGGACGAGCGGGACCGGGCCACCGCCCTGTGGCAGCGCATGCTCGGCGAGGCCACCACCAGCCGCCAGCGGGTGCGCCTGCTGCTCTGGGCGGTCGGCGCCCGGCTCACACCCCCGCCCGACCTGCTCGCCCGGCAGAGCCTGGACCTGGCCCGCGTCCTCCTGGGCGCCTCGGACGCGGGCCCGGGCCTGCGGGCCGAGGTCGGCCAACTCGTGCACACACTGCCGGAGTTCAGGACGAAACTCGCCGTGGCGGTGCAGGAGGTCGTCGACGAACGCGGCGCGCAGGAGCAGCTCTTCGGCCAGTTCCCCGCCGAGCTGCTCAACGAGAGCGACCTCGGGGAGCGGCCCGGCTTGTTGGAGCATTACTGGCTGGCGCAGGCCGAGCGGTATCCCGCCCGCACGATCGATTTGCTCTTCCGGATCCTGGACGTGCGCCGCCAGGACACACCCGACGCCGACCTGCTGCGGGCGCTGTGGCGGCAGCCGTCGCGGACCTGGACGCACCAGGAGGCGACCGAGATCGCCGTGCGGCTCCGGCCCGGCGAACCGGTGGGCGAGGCGGTCGCCGAGTGGTTCGACCGTGCCGTGAAGCAGGAGATCAAGGACGAGGAGTCGCTGGACGCCTGCCTGACGCTGTGCCACACGCTGGCCGAGCCGAACCGCTTCGCCTGGCTGACCGTGGTCACCCAGGAGTGCGTCTCCCGCACCGCTTCCCTCGACGACGCCCTGCGCACGGCGAAGGAGGCCGCCGGTCTCGCCGCGGTCTTCGACGTCCCGCAGGTCCAGGCCTGGGCGGCGCCCCGCGCCCTCGGGGAGTACCGGCTGCCGTCCGCGCTGCTGCGGATCCCCGCCGACCCGGCCCGACTCCGCGGCGGCATACCCGAGTTCAGGTTCCGTCTCGCGGACGTCTATCTGCGCGCCGTGTACCTGGAGGCGTCGACCGTACGCGACATCGACGCGCGGCTGCTCAGCCACGTCGCGGGCGTCGTCGCGGTCACCGACCCGCGAGGCCTCCTGCCGCAGGCCCACCGGGATCTCGTCGTCGCACTGCGCCAGCACGTCGCCGACCACTGGCGCTCCGCCGACCTGGACCGGCTGGCCGCCGTACTGCGCCCGTACGACGCCAAGCGCGCCGCCCGCTACGAGGAGATCGCCGAGATCCGCCTGGGGCGCGTGAAGAAGCTGGGCCGCAGGCTCACCGCACGACGGTCCACGGACCGGCGCCGACCGGACGAGGACTGA
- the pulA gene encoding pullulanase-type alpha-1,6-glucosidase gives MNRRSGAHGASRRKTAAAAAVAALLATALHTATPASAAPAPPKPPSDAKLAAEPARHDATREQFYFVLPDRFANGDSGNDKGGLTGSRTSTGYDPTDKGFYQGGDLKGLTKKLDYIKDLGTTAIWMAPIFKNKPVQGEGKDASAGYHGYWITDFTRVDPHFGTNKDLETLIDKAHAKGMKVFFDVITNHTADTVDYTEKKYSYRPKGAFPYLDTEGRPFDDSRGMAKVDADAFPYTPRNTGEMVPSWLNDPTMYHNRGDSTWEGESATYGDFNGLDDLWTERPEVVKGMRDIYEKWVHDFDIDGFRIDTVKHVDLDFWTQWATALDTYAAKRGRDDFFMFGEVYSADTDVTSPYVTRGRLDATLDFPFQDAAHAYASQGAPADRLAKVFADDYKYATDKANAYEQVTFLGNHDMGRIGTFLKADNPKASDAELLRRDRLANEVMFLSRGNPVVYYGDEQGFTGAGGDKDARQTMFGSKVDDYLDDDEIGTDRTHASDAYDTTHPLYRSIAALSKLRKANPALTDGTQKELYAEDSVYAFSRTGDNREYVVAVNNATEAKTVTLPVASAKFAALYGGSGNETARDGRITVQVPALSSLVLRADGRLPAPTARPTLSLTAPDDGATGTVTLSADPGETASARVVFAAQVGNGSWRTLGSVDHAPYRITQYVPGTVSAGTPLRYKAVVVDRAGRIASALADTTAGRAPVAEKPSAVDRDHAIVHYKRADGDYSGWSLKSGDASGDFSGRDAYGAFAWVKVPDGAGSLSYTVEKSGTADGPQRTIDLARTGEVWVEQGKDGQLTAKPDGVYPAPDKSKAIIHIHRADGDYDGWGLHTWTGAAQGTDWSKPLEPTGKDAYGVTFEVPLADGATSLSYIFHKGDEKDIPTDRSLDLTTYGHEVWLNAGDSDYLLPSTGSAPDLDLTKAEAQWIDTNTVVVPGSVDAKAAASTQLVYARDGGITVEDGALSSEGRWLRLTPATLTDAQKTAYPHLKEYTAFTVDPRDRDRIRRALDGQIVFTQRIANGALVAATGVQTQGILDDLYGAKAERAALGPVFKNGRVTLSVWAPTAHGVSLELGGKKLPMRRDDTTGVWSATGPAAAWKGKEYRYAVTVWAPSVRKIVTNEVTDPYSVALTADSERSLVADLDDRSLAPKGWSTLAKPEAVAMKDAQIQELHIRDFSVEDPTAAKGHRGTYLAFTDKNSDGSKHLRKLAKAGTSYVHLLPAFDIATIPEKKSGQATPDCDLKSYPADSDRQQECVGSTAAKDAYNWGYDPYHYTVPEGSYATDPDGTARTAQFRQMVKSLNDDGLRVVMDVVYNHTAGSGQSKTSVLDRIVPGYYQRLLADGSVANSTCCSNTAPENTMMGKLVVDSVVTWAKEYKVDGFRFDLMGHHPKANILAVRKALDALTLKKDGVDGKKIILYGEGWNFGEVADDARFVQATQKNMAGTGIATFNDRSRDAVRGGSPFDEDPGVQGFATGLYTDPNAGKANGTTAEQKARLLHYQDLIKVGLSGNLAGYEFTDTDGRQVKGADVDYNGAAAGYADAPGDALSYADAHDNESLYDALAYKLPASTSSADRSRMQVLALATAALAQGPALSQAGTDLLRSKSLDRNSFDSGDWFNAIHWDCRAGNGYGRGLPPAADNKSKWPYAKPLLTSVPVPDCAAIDGTSAAYRDLLRIRTDESAFHLSTAGQVQKQLSFPLSGKDETPGVITARLGDLVIVFNATPKAQKQTVKDLAGTGYRLHPTQAGGSDTVVKSASYEKSSGTFDVPARTVAVFTR, from the coding sequence GTGAACCGAAGAAGCGGCGCGCACGGCGCGTCACGCAGGAAGACTGCGGCCGCCGCGGCCGTCGCCGCGCTGCTCGCCACCGCGCTGCACACCGCCACCCCGGCGTCGGCGGCGCCCGCACCGCCGAAACCCCCGTCCGACGCGAAGCTGGCCGCCGAGCCCGCCCGCCACGACGCGACCAGGGAGCAGTTCTACTTCGTGCTGCCCGACCGGTTCGCCAACGGCGACAGCGGCAACGACAAGGGCGGACTGACCGGCAGCCGTACGTCCACCGGGTACGACCCCACCGACAAGGGCTTCTACCAGGGCGGCGACCTCAAGGGCCTGACCAAGAAGCTCGACTACATCAAGGACCTCGGCACCACCGCGATCTGGATGGCGCCGATCTTCAAGAACAAGCCCGTACAGGGCGAGGGCAAGGACGCCTCGGCCGGCTACCACGGCTACTGGATCACCGACTTCACCCGGGTCGACCCGCACTTCGGCACCAACAAGGACCTCGAGACCCTCATCGACAAGGCCCACGCCAAGGGCATGAAGGTCTTCTTCGACGTCATCACGAACCACACCGCCGACACCGTCGACTACACCGAGAAGAAGTACAGCTACCGCCCCAAGGGCGCCTTCCCGTACCTCGACACCGAGGGCCGCCCCTTCGACGACAGCCGGGGCATGGCGAAGGTCGACGCCGACGCGTTCCCGTACACGCCGAGGAACACGGGCGAGATGGTCCCGTCCTGGCTCAACGACCCGACGATGTACCACAACCGCGGCGACTCCACCTGGGAGGGCGAGTCCGCCACGTACGGCGACTTCAACGGCCTGGACGACCTGTGGACCGAGCGCCCCGAGGTCGTGAAGGGCATGCGGGACATCTACGAGAAGTGGGTGCACGACTTCGACATCGACGGGTTCCGCATCGACACCGTCAAACACGTCGACCTGGACTTCTGGACCCAGTGGGCGACGGCCCTCGACACCTACGCTGCGAAGCGGGGGCGCGACGACTTCTTCATGTTCGGCGAGGTCTACTCCGCCGACACCGACGTCACCTCGCCCTACGTGACCCGAGGCCGGCTCGACGCCACCCTCGACTTCCCGTTCCAGGACGCGGCCCATGCCTACGCCTCGCAGGGCGCGCCGGCCGACAGGCTCGCGAAGGTCTTCGCCGACGACTACAAATACGCGACCGACAAGGCGAACGCCTATGAGCAGGTCACGTTCCTCGGCAACCACGACATGGGCCGCATCGGCACCTTCCTGAAAGCCGACAACCCGAAGGCGTCGGACGCCGAACTCCTGCGACGCGACAGACTGGCGAACGAGGTGATGTTCCTGTCGCGCGGCAACCCCGTCGTCTACTACGGCGACGAGCAGGGCTTCACCGGCGCCGGCGGCGACAAGGACGCCCGCCAGACGATGTTCGGCTCGAAGGTCGACGACTACCTCGACGACGACGAGATAGGCACCGACCGCACCCACGCGAGCGACGCCTACGACACCACGCACCCGCTGTACAGATCGATCGCCGCGCTGTCGAAGCTCCGCAAGGCCAACCCGGCGCTGACCGACGGCACGCAGAAGGAGCTCTACGCCGAGGACTCGGTGTACGCGTTCTCCCGGACGGGGGACAACCGCGAGTACGTCGTCGCGGTCAACAACGCCACCGAGGCGAAGACGGTGACGCTGCCCGTCGCGTCCGCGAAGTTCGCTGCCCTGTACGGGGGTTCGGGCAACGAGACCGCGCGCGACGGACGGATCACCGTGCAGGTGCCCGCCCTGTCCTCCCTGGTGCTGCGCGCCGACGGCAGGCTCCCGGCGCCGACGGCGAGGCCCACGCTGTCCCTGACGGCCCCGGACGACGGCGCCACCGGCACCGTCACGCTCTCCGCCGACCCGGGGGAGACCGCATCGGCCCGTGTGGTGTTCGCCGCGCAGGTCGGCAACGGCTCGTGGCGCACCCTCGGCTCCGTCGACCACGCCCCGTACAGGATCACCCAGTACGTGCCCGGCACGGTGTCCGCCGGAACGCCGCTGCGGTACAAGGCGGTTGTGGTGGACCGCGCCGGACGGATCGCGAGCGCCCTCGCCGACACGACGGCCGGCCGGGCCCCCGTGGCCGAGAAGCCCAGCGCCGTCGACCGCGACCACGCGATCGTCCACTACAAGCGCGCGGACGGCGACTACAGCGGCTGGAGTCTCAAGTCCGGCGACGCGAGCGGTGACTTCAGCGGACGCGACGCCTACGGTGCCTTCGCCTGGGTGAAGGTTCCGGACGGTGCAGGATCGCTCTCGTACACGGTCGAGAAGTCCGGCACCGCCGACGGGCCCCAGCGGACGATCGACCTGGCGCGGACCGGCGAGGTCTGGGTCGAGCAGGGCAAGGACGGCCAGCTGACCGCGAAGCCCGACGGGGTCTACCCGGCCCCCGACAAGAGCAAGGCGATCATCCACATCCACCGCGCCGACGGCGACTACGACGGCTGGGGACTGCACACCTGGACCGGCGCCGCCCAGGGAACCGACTGGTCGAAGCCGCTCGAGCCGACCGGCAAGGACGCCTACGGCGTCACCTTCGAGGTGCCCCTCGCCGACGGCGCGACCTCGCTGAGCTACATCTTCCACAAAGGCGACGAGAAGGACATCCCCACCGACCGCTCCCTGGACCTGACCACGTACGGCCACGAGGTGTGGCTGAACGCCGGTGACAGCGACTATCTGCTGCCGTCGACGGGATCGGCGCCCGATCTGGACCTCACCAAGGCCGAGGCGCAGTGGATCGACACGAACACCGTGGTGGTCCCCGGCTCCGTCGACGCCAAGGCCGCCGCCTCCACGCAGCTGGTGTACGCGCGCGACGGCGGCATCACCGTCGAGGACGGCGCGCTCAGCAGCGAGGGCCGCTGGCTGCGGCTGACGCCGGCCACGCTCACGGACGCGCAGAAGACCGCGTACCCGCACCTGAAGGAGTACACGGCCTTCACCGTCGACCCGCGCGACCGTGACCGCATCCGCCGGGCGCTCGACGGCCAGATCGTGTTCACCCAGCGCATCGCGAACGGCGCGCTCGTCGCCGCGACCGGCGTACAGACCCAGGGAATCCTCGACGACCTCTACGGAGCGAAGGCCGAACGGGCCGCCCTGGGACCGGTGTTCAAGAACGGCAGGGTCACCCTGTCCGTGTGGGCACCGACCGCGCACGGGGTCTCCCTCGAACTCGGCGGCAAGAAGCTGCCGATGCGGCGCGACGACACCACCGGCGTCTGGTCCGCCACCGGTCCGGCGGCGGCCTGGAAGGGCAAGGAGTACCGCTACGCCGTGACGGTGTGGGCGCCCAGCGTCCGGAAGATCGTCACGAACGAGGTCACCGACCCCTACTCGGTCGCCCTGACCGCCGACTCCGAGCGCAGCCTCGTCGCCGACCTCGACGACAGGTCGCTCGCCCCCAAGGGCTGGTCGACCCTGGCCAAGCCCGAGGCCGTCGCCATGAAGGACGCCCAGATCCAGGAACTCCACATCCGTGACTTCTCCGTCGAGGACCCGACCGCGGCCAAGGGGCACCGCGGCACCTATCTGGCCTTCACCGACAAGAACAGCGACGGCTCGAAGCACCTGAGGAAGCTGGCGAAGGCGGGCACGTCGTACGTGCACCTGCTGCCCGCCTTCGACATCGCCACCATCCCCGAGAAGAAGTCCGGCCAGGCCACCCCCGACTGCGACCTCAAGTCCTACCCGGCCGACAGCGACCGGCAGCAGGAGTGCGTGGGCAGCACCGCCGCCAAGGACGCGTACAACTGGGGCTACGACCCGTACCACTACACGGTTCCCGAGGGCTCCTACGCCACCGACCCGGACGGCACGGCCCGCACCGCGCAGTTCCGGCAGATGGTGAAGTCCCTCAACGACGACGGTCTGCGCGTCGTCATGGACGTCGTCTACAACCACACCGCCGGCAGCGGCCAGAGCAAGACCTCCGTCCTCGACAGGATCGTGCCCGGCTACTACCAGCGGCTCCTGGCCGACGGCTCCGTCGCCAACTCCACCTGCTGCTCCAACACGGCGCCCGAGAACACGATGATGGGAAAGCTCGTCGTCGACTCCGTCGTCACCTGGGCCAAGGAGTACAAGGTCGACGGCTTCCGCTTCGACCTGATGGGCCACCACCCCAAGGCCAACATCCTGGCCGTCCGCAAGGCCCTCGACGCGCTCACCCTCAAGAAGGACGGCGTCGACGGCAAGAAGATCATCCTCTACGGGGAGGGCTGGAACTTCGGCGAGGTCGCCGACGACGCCCGCTTCGTGCAGGCCACGCAGAAGAACATGGCGGGCACCGGCATCGCCACCTTCAACGACCGCTCCCGCGACGCCGTGCGCGGCGGCTCCCCGTTCGACGAGGACCCCGGCGTCCAGGGCTTCGCCACCGGCCTCTACACCGACCCCAACGCCGGCAAGGCCAACGGCACCACGGCCGAGCAGAAGGCCCGGCTCCTGCACTACCAGGACCTCATCAAGGTCGGCCTGTCCGGAAACCTCGCCGGATACGAGTTCACCGACACCGACGGACGGCAGGTGAAGGGCGCCGACGTCGACTACAACGGCGCCGCCGCGGGCTACGCGGACGCGCCGGGCGACGCCCTCTCCTACGCCGACGCCCACGACAACGAATCGCTCTACGACGCGCTCGCCTACAAGCTGCCCGCCTCCACGAGCAGCGCCGACCGCTCCCGCATGCAGGTCCTCGCCCTGGCGACGGCCGCACTCGCGCAGGGCCCGGCGCTCTCCCAGGCAGGCACCGACCTGCTGCGCTCCAAGTCCCTCGACCGGAACTCGTTCGACAGCGGCGACTGGTTCAACGCGATCCACTGGGACTGCCGGGCCGGGAACGGCTACGGACGCGGGCTGCCCCCGGCCGCCGACAACAAGTCCAAGTGGCCCTACGCCAAGCCCCTGTTGACCTCCGTCCCGGTACCGGACTGCGCGGCGATCGACGGGACATCGGCCGCGTACCGGGATCTGCTGAGGATTCGCACGGACGAGTCCGCCTTCCACCTGTCCACCGCCGGCCAGGTCCAGAAGCAGCTCTCCTTCCCGCTCTCGGGCAAGGACGAGACCCCGGGCGTCATCACCGCCCGTCTCGGTGACCTCGTGATCGTCTTCAACGCGACCCCGAAGGCTCAGAAGCAGACGGTGAAGGACCTCGCGGGGACGGGCTACCGCCTGCACCCGACGCAGGCCGGCGGCTCCGACACCGTCGTCAAGTCCGCCTCCTACGAGAAGAGTTCGGGCACCTTCGACGTGCCCGCCCGCACGGTCGCGGTGTTCACCCGCTGA
- a CDS encoding carbohydrate-binding module family 20 domain-containing protein, which produces MARKSVAAALAVLAGAAAAVTAPAPAQAAAPGTKDVTAVLFEWNFASVAKECTNTLGPAGYGYVQVSPPQEHIQGAQWWTSYQPVSYKIAGRLGDRAAFKNMVDTCHAAGVKVVADSVINHMSAGSGTGTGGSSYTKYDYPGVYSAADMDNCTATISNYQDRTNVQECELVGLADLDTGEEHVRATIAGYLNDLLSLGVDGFRIDAAKHMAAADLANIKSRLTNPNAYWKQEAIYGAGEAVSPSEYLNTGDVQEFRYARDLKRVFTGENLAYLKNFGEAWGYMPSGQSGVFVDNHDTERGGDTLNYKNGATYTLANVFMLAWPYGSPDVHSGYEWTDKDAGPPNSGAVRACYTDGWKCQHAWREIASMVAWRNTARGQAVTDWWDNGANQIAFGRGAKAYVAINHESSSLTRTFQTSLPAGDYCDVQSGKGVTVNSSGQFTATLAADTALAIQTGAKTCGGDSGTTAPTAGASFSVTASTSWGQNIYVTGNKDQLGNWNTGNALKLDPGTYPAWKLDVPLPAGTSFEYKYLRKDASGNVTWESGANRTATVSPSGRVSLTDTWRG; this is translated from the coding sequence ATGGCCAGAAAGTCCGTGGCTGCCGCACTCGCCGTTCTGGCGGGAGCCGCTGCCGCCGTCACGGCCCCGGCCCCCGCGCAGGCCGCCGCGCCCGGCACGAAGGACGTCACCGCCGTGCTGTTCGAGTGGAACTTCGCCTCCGTGGCGAAGGAGTGCACGAACACGCTCGGCCCCGCCGGATACGGCTACGTCCAGGTCTCCCCGCCCCAGGAGCACATCCAGGGCGCCCAGTGGTGGACGTCGTACCAGCCCGTCAGCTACAAGATCGCGGGACGGCTCGGCGACCGGGCCGCCTTCAAGAACATGGTCGACACCTGTCACGCGGCCGGCGTGAAGGTCGTCGCCGACTCCGTCATCAACCACATGTCGGCCGGATCGGGCACCGGCACCGGCGGCTCCTCGTACACCAAGTACGACTACCCCGGCGTCTACTCGGCCGCCGACATGGACAACTGCACGGCGACGATCAGCAACTACCAGGACCGCACGAACGTCCAGGAGTGCGAACTGGTCGGCCTCGCCGACCTCGACACCGGCGAGGAGCACGTCCGCGCCACCATCGCCGGCTACCTCAACGACCTGCTCTCCCTCGGCGTCGACGGCTTCCGCATCGACGCCGCCAAGCACATGGCGGCGGCCGACCTCGCGAACATCAAGTCGCGGCTGACGAACCCGAACGCGTACTGGAAGCAGGAGGCCATCTACGGCGCCGGAGAGGCCGTCTCGCCGAGCGAGTACCTCAACACCGGAGACGTCCAGGAGTTCCGCTACGCCCGTGACCTCAAGCGCGTCTTCACCGGCGAGAACCTCGCCTACCTGAAGAACTTCGGCGAGGCCTGGGGATACATGCCCTCGGGCCAGTCGGGCGTCTTCGTCGACAACCACGACACCGAGCGGGGCGGCGACACCCTCAACTACAAGAACGGCGCCACCTACACCCTCGCGAACGTCTTCATGCTGGCCTGGCCGTACGGCTCGCCCGACGTGCACTCCGGCTACGAGTGGACCGACAAGGACGCGGGACCGCCCAACTCCGGTGCCGTCAGAGCCTGTTACACCGACGGCTGGAAGTGCCAGCATGCCTGGCGCGAGATCGCGAGCATGGTCGCCTGGCGGAACACCGCGCGCGGCCAGGCCGTCACCGACTGGTGGGACAACGGCGCGAACCAGATCGCGTTCGGCCGCGGCGCCAAGGCGTACGTCGCCATCAACCACGAGTCGTCCTCGCTGACCCGCACCTTCCAGACGTCGCTGCCCGCCGGCGACTACTGCGACGTGCAGAGCGGCAAGGGCGTCACGGTCAACTCCTCCGGCCAGTTCACGGCGACGCTCGCCGCCGACACCGCGCTCGCGATCCAGACCGGCGCGAAGACCTGCGGCGGCGACAGCGGCACCACCGCCCCCACGGCGGGCGCCTCCTTCAGCGTCACGGCCTCCACCTCCTGGGGCCAGAACATCTACGTCACCGGCAACAAGGACCAGCTGGGCAACTGGAACACCGGCAACGCCCTGAAGCTGGACCCCGGCACCTACCCGGCCTGGAAGCTGGACGTGCCGCTGCCCGCCGGCACCTCCTTCGAGTACAAGTACCTCCGCAAGGACGCGAGCGGCAACGTCACCTGGGAGAGCGGCGCCAACCGCACCGCGACCGTCTCCCCCTCCGGCCGCGTCTCCCTCACGGACACCTGGCGCGGCTGA